The Scomber japonicus isolate fScoJap1 chromosome 21, fScoJap1.pri, whole genome shotgun sequence region GGTACAGTAGTTTTTATTTCCAAACTGTGTCCAGTTATAGTCCAAAAAAAGTAAGTTTTTACATATGTGTGAATTGTTTTTAtcacaaaatagaaaaaaagtgcctcttttttttcttttttaaaactgtttttaccAACAGTTGTCAAGATAAGaaggaaattttaaaaaaaaatacatttttcaaagaTCATAATCTCACAGGCATTCCAGAGATTTCCCTTTGTTTTGGGGTcctttctgttttattctttagtttCTCACCGCGACATCAGAGCATTGAAATGTACATCAGTGTCTTTTTCATTGtagttttatgtcatttttaccCTCCCCATCTGTATTTTACAAGTGCAGTAAACTGCATGGGCGCTTAAAACCtgggagacaaaaaaaacttgTCTTTGAAACTGCACGAGACAATGTTTTCTGAACAGTCAACATCTCGCCTGTGTACAGCAGAACATGGGTGCAATGCCCTCCCTCAacaaacactggaaataaataatCTTTATTAGATTGTCGTGTCTGTTTGGTCTCATTGTTTTATATTACTAATCACAGCTGAGAAGAATAATAGACATCAAAATAATTTATTcctaattaatattaatgacataTTCTCCCTTTAACTAATAAGGAGCCACAAAGTAAGTTActtgctaaattaacccaaatTTAAAATGCAAGTAAACTAAATATTAGAAAGGGTTAAAGTGTGGGCTCTCTGAAAGTTGACAGCTGTTTGTGATGTCAACTATAAAATCATATAACTTTAACTTACCACAACATACATATCGTTACTTTTAATTGAGcgttttttaaattgtagtaTTGCTGCTTTTACTGGAGTATTAATTAACATGAATACATCAGTCAAGGTCTTGCTGTATTCTTTCTTGGTGATTTTAATAATACGCTGAGCTAGTAGACAACCTCTTAGATGTGGGTTACAGCTTCTCACAAACATGAATTACAAGTCTATAAAATAACCCTTTTCTGTTACACATTAAaccttaaatactgttcaggtcaaatttcaCCCATTTTTGTTAACATTACAGAAGAGACAACCACAAACTGTTTCTAAAGTGACCCAGATGATGcaaaaactgaattatttcaacatgtagcTGATACATGGAGAGTGTTCGAGGTTATGTTGGATCTGTATTTATCCCAAACTGTTAAAATTCAGTTTTCCAGTTTTAAGTAACATAAGACTATAATTGTGAATCTTTTTACTCCATAAACAAAAAGTGTTAAACTTAAAGAATTGACTCTATGAATGCTCTGGCTAATGTTGAGATGAGCCAGATGAGTTAAAGTGGCTCCAAAACATCCACTATCCTGAAATAACATAACTAAACATtattaatgtcattattttaagtacttaatatattattatagttgTTATTTCCATGTGAAAGCAATTCATATACAATTATTTGACTAAGGATTTTGCTTAAGTCACAATTTACAAAGAAATGCCTAAAAAGGCCCCTGGTTAAATTACAGATAGATTCAaaaattaatatcattattctTAAAATAATATACTTTTTCTTAATTATATTGTGTCACTTCATCTAATAAAACACTCCtaagtttgtgtatgtgtgtgggaatGTGCGCATGATGACAATTTGGCTAATGAGCTGCCTCGTGCTGCCAGAGTGACGTAACATGAACGAACTCCCAGCCTTTATTTTGACGGGTGAGCTCAAGACTCAGAGCCAGATTCTTTTCTACAGCTGCAGGACAGAGTGAAGACCTGCTCCTGCTGACATCGTCACACACCTGAGgtaggttttttttgtcttaatatTGATGGGAATTAGATTGAATTGCATAATTTGGGGGTAAATGTCttggtttgtgttttattgcaatattaatatatattgtttttaaatgatgcagtTTTTTAAGGGGGACATACATGTTTGGTTTATACTCAATActaaatttgtatttttgtaatataatatataaaattgtAACTAAACAGCTTTTTCTTCATCACAATCCTGAAAtctaatgataaataaatgtatgaaggctaatgtgtttttaaagaagcAGTCTAATGGCATGTGAGTCCAGGTGCAGTAGCTTATGTGAAACCTGCAGAACAGGTGTGACGACATGTGATGTGACATAAAGATGATGATACTCTACATGGCCACTGAAAGAAAGATTCTCCTGTCACGTTTTCCCACCATTATCTTGTTTTGTGTAACCATATACGCCCTGTCAAGCCTTTTACATCTGTCTGCGTAACAATacaagttaaaatgtaaatgctttCAGGTATGTACAGTACAGGAGTGCCTCAACCTCTACCATAGATTTAAGTTAGATAGGAATGATATGGGCTTTAAGGTTTAACCCTCCAAAGTGAACAAATACACACTACACAATCAGGCCTATAGTCACACATAcgtatattttacatttagaaTAAGAATTATAACTCCAATTATAACTGAAGCTTTATTGTGACAAACAGGGAGGATTTTGTCGTCATGTCATCTCGAATCATCCACaaataaaaacccaaataaTGCAACTTTAAGCctttggaaataataataatataaaaatatcaataactcTACCAATGTAAATCATTAACTTGGTTCCTGCACATGAATAAAACTCAGACTTAAACCCAAAAATCTCAAAGTTCActtcataaaatgaaaaattacTTTCTAGGGAAAATCTTAACAATACATAACATTTGACAAAAATCCTCATGTCTGAAATCATGAACAAAAtgcataaacaaataaaaatcctCAGCTTGGAATAATcaactgtgttttaaaaagtcCAACAGCTTTgtaaaaagtgaagaaaaaaaagggttacATCAGTAGAGTGAATTATAGGTTTAAAGTTTAATTACTGGACACAATATATCTCATAAATCAAtgaaaagtccattctcagtgtttgtgcactgaaggcttcaggtttccacatcacactttatTAAACCACATACTTAACCCTTACAGTACATACTATTAAAGGTCACATTTGatccattttaacatttgagaactgtaaaaacaccctatacacatttcttctaCCCATACTTGTGCTAATGTGGCCCACAGTAtacagaaatggaaataaaatgcatctttttctttttttgtgcagctgacaTTTTTGAATATACAAATGtcaacatgttgtattcatcatattctataaaatgttctcctggaccatataATAGTTATTGTGAATGTccttttttcataaataaatagaatacacttCATTAAGGCTTAATCAAACATGTACTAACAactgaatgtgaattggtgtagaggctaaatatgagtcagaatatgaacaatatgtaaggaTTAACCACGATTGGCTGCAAACTAGTTATGATGTCACATGTCATGCTCGAAGGTACACATAGATAATGGATTTAAGgtcagcacagagaaactttccactttcccGTGTCAAACATACgtcactctgcacagtgaagctcaaacatccaactgaaggaagaagaagaacaacataTTTCTGAGTAGAGGGGAATTTTAAATCAACAATTGTACTTGCTACACTAAACTATTTACATCTAAATTATTGTCAATTTTACTCCCTTATTTCTGACACCTCAATTACACAGTAAAGGATTGAGGGTTGTTCCATTGACTAATTGGCCTCACAGGTTCAACCTtatcatttctgtcattttcagtTTCTATAATCCGCCCTACTCCACTCCCGAAGGAGAGATGTCTGCTGTATATCTCCTCTTCCTGCTGATCCCTCTGGTGTCAGCGCAGACCTATCATTGGGGTCCCTGTCCCACTCCGAAGGTGCAGCCCGGCTTCAACCTTCAGCAGgtaacacataaacacaaaaaacacacactacacaatTCAAACATGTCACCTCTTTCAGGGGCGGATTTAGTGATTCAGGGGCCCCAGTCAGTGGTAGAAGAAGTAGTCTACTCAACACCTTTACCTCAAAAGTAAAACTATTAATTCTATTTTATATAATGCTGGACACTTTAACGACTAGTAATGGCCTATATCTTAAATTCTGAATCTATAACGTAACCAGTAACATTTTTGTGTCATATAAATGTACTAGTACAATGTTTTCCTATGAAGTGAGTATACCGTAAAGTGCTTTGGGGGCCATATTAAATCAACCATGTAGTTGGGGCCCCAGGCAGTGGCCTAGCTTGTCGGCCCCTGACCTTTTCACATGATTTCCCCTTTTTGCCAACAGTACCTGGGCAAGTGGTATGAGATTGAGAAGCTCCCTGCTTCCTTTGAGAGGGGAAAGTGCATCGAGGCGAACTACGCCCTAAGGAGAGATGGTACCATCAACGTGTTGAACATTCAGCTCTAGTGAGTATTAagggtttttttaattgatttatcaatttttaaattgaattcagAGCATCTTGCTATCTTTTTGTGAGAGCTTCTTTGTCTTGTCTAGTTCAAGCTTTCATGTGGAGAGTTAGGTAAGAAGATTGATGACACTCTTGCATGTGGAGGGTTTATATGAAACTGGCACCAGCAACTAGCTTAGCTTAGAAATAatagctagcctggctctgacTGCAGGTAACAAAATCTAAAAGACGTAAAACACTGTAGCAAgtttctcatctaactcttagCAAGATAGTGAAGAAGCTTGTTCCTTTAAATCCATGCTCAGACGCAAAGATTCAAGACTCGATGTTTAaagagtgtttttcttttttttaaatgatttatttttgaaCTTGTTCATGTGTTCTGGGTGAAGACAGATTCATTTGGTCCTTCTCATTGCAGTGGTAGTGTATAACTGAGTTTTATGGACTCTGTACCTCTGCTGATTGGGTTGTAGCAGTTCAGTTAAGGGTGTTTAAAATTGTTATTCATTGTctgtcctcctctgtgtctcccAGTAAAGACAAGATAAGGAAGGCAGAAGGGACAGCAGTGATTCGTGATCCAAGAGAACCAGCTAAACTGGGCGTCAGCTTCTCCTATTGTAAgtctttgtttttgctttttttgacTATTGTCTCCTTCGACTGCCTCACTTCTGTTCTTACTTTTCCCTTAAAGTCTTCTGGTgcttatgattattattgttaaaattaGTTGGTAattattgttaaaaatgttgaattgagACAGAAAACTGGACAGAAAAGCAACATGAACTTTCTTTGCATTGCACATAGCTGAAGTAATTCAAGGGGACACATACCTCgtgaatgatgatgataacgGCTGACACATGACGAAGCAGCCTCACTGCATTTGTAATGTCTATGACAatgagtctgtgtgtctgtgaaagcctcgaatcatcattattatttcttcCGGGTCTTCAAATGTCTCAGCAGAAGTCTCAGTCCTCCGTGATAGTCTTCAGCTATGACAGGCAGCAACAATGATGAGTACAAGACAAACAGCATAAACCAGAAATACATGTCCCTAAAATACATCACAGCACCAGAGTGAAAACACTGCAGTGGAAATCATgagtgaaatgtaattacatcGACCCAGTAGTTGCTTGTCTagagaaaatatgtaaaataaacaacGAATAAAACCAATGACACACCTTCAGTCCTAAAATAGCCCTAAAAACATTGACAGCATGTACAGTTTAAACAGTTAAAGAATAATGCTTTTACATTTCCAGTCAGAAGTCAAAGATAGAAACATTTCTCTCTACATCAAAACCTGGAAACAGACTCATGACCCtactttaatgtttaatacagtttttattactttttggTACTTTTTGGATTACTATACTTTACTACTTTGGCATAGTTCTTCATTACACTTAATGTAGAATATTTGAAATCAATGAGTGGATCATTATAAAATCAAGGAGCCTTTTGACTGTTTTACCTGAAAACAATTAGATTAAGATTATTTAGCCAATTTAGTGTGATCcttcatattttattaaccccatctgttttgactgtgccttctttcttcccttccttccttccttccttccttcctcccttccttctgttcttctttccttccttccttccatcctttcttctgtccttctttccttccctccttccttccttccttcctttcttctgtcctttcctccctccctccttctttctttccttccttccttccttgtttcctccctcccacctaccttccttccttccttctctcctcacttccttccctccctccttccttctttcctccctccctcctaccttccttctttccttctcaccctccctcctacctaccttccttccctccttcctcccttcctcctttccttccttctttctcccttccttcctcctccctcctttccttccttcttcttcttcctaacttccttccttgactcgaggacgacaggagggttaataataagGTAGTCTTTATGCAAGTCtaattttccttttcctttttttctttataccTCTTTTGCTGTGTCTGTAGTGTACTACTGTGTTGTGTTGATGTATTTACAACTCTCCTTTAGAAAGAGGATTTACAGTCaaatattctattttatttcccAGTTACTCCCTACAGCCCATACTGGGTTCTGGCCACCGACTACACCAGCATGGCCGTCGTGTACTCCTGCACTGACATCCTTCGCATATTCCACATCGACTACGCCTGGATCCTCAGCCGGTCACGCTTCCTGTCTACACAGAGCGTGCTGTACGCCAAAGAGCTGATGATGGGCGAAGGAATTGACCTGTGTAAGATGAAAGCCACGGTTCAGACAGGCTGTAAGGATAACTAGGGGATCATGGAGACTCTCAGCCACCGGCCACAGCAGAGGTGACAGGGCTGGGCAGGTGATTGTGCAGTTCAAGAAGAAACTTACAGAAATTTctcatattcattttaaaaaatatatatctattaCAAggtttaattttttgattttttacaGATGATAAAGGATAAATCATGTGAAGGGAAACATCAAattcataatattaataaaatcaacacactgaatatttgattatttggtataaaaatgtgtttataactcattttgtattaaatcaatattgcagtacattattacattatattagtAACCAAATCTCAGTATAATTTgctttaaaagtatgatcaaaGTATCATCTGTATGTTCTAACCTTTATATCTCGGACAGGTTAATAttcacaaatataataatacatattacaattacagtatgtaatattttcttttttttcatattcttgGTGATGGAGGTGTGTTTttcacatgtaaaataaagcttttttcaTAAGCAGATCTGatggtttatgtttttatttgatgaaCTGTGAGAACACATGGAGCCTCAGTGAAATCAGTTTCAGCCATATtagtattttaattattaatgtatGTGAAATCTTCAACTTAAGCTTcacaataaacatatataacaaATCAAACCTTTTAACACTTAAACTACAGGAATTCCAAAACTACTAGAACtacatcatttttttcacacTTGAAGCCTCTGAATGAAGCTTTATGTGTCTGTCATGATATTCTATGACTCCACCTCCTGCCCcctcccaccacacacacacacacacacacacacacacacacacacacacacacacacacacacaggctagtAGAGACCTATGCTAGTGTAAGacctgaaatatatattttttttaaaaaggatttaTTGTGAttagaatatataaatataggcCTATTTTGGTGGGTCTATTAGATTGCTCTTAGATCGGTAGGTGCGTGTCTCACTTTGTGTGCAGCAAGCAGGAGGAAAAAGTTTTTTGAGAAGTGAAaatttggttgttactgtagagtaGACTGGTTTATGTTGGCTGACAGTCTCTTGGTGGAggttatttgtatattttctaaatatttagATGTACAGTCTGTAACCAATTTAGGTTTAAcactttagattttttttttacagattatgtaacatgttttacattactcTCTGcctcaaatgaaataaaaatgagctTAATGATCCTTTATAGAGccttaaagacagaaaaagaagatgtGGAAGGAAATGTGTAGTTTAAGGCAGAGAATTAGATCTATGTGCGACGTCTTCATCTCAGacattgaaaaaaatacttttcacCATCTGAAAATGAAGCTCTGATTTAAGGAAGGACTTTCCTGTATTGATACAGTATAAACTGGGCAAGGCTTGGCTGAGCTTGgctgtgtatatgcatgtgtgtgtgtgtgtgtgtgtatgtgtgtgtgtgtgtgtgtgtgtgtgtgtgtgtgtgtgtgtgtgtgtgtgtgtgtgtgtgtgtgtgtgtgtgtgtgtgtgctggaggtCCACTGGCTCTTCCTCCACTGAGCCTCACACACCACAGACCACAGTGAACCAGCAGATGAACAGAAGCATCTCTGCACGACATCACAAATCATTTACAGGTAAATAAGATTGCACATTTCAGCTGTCTTCATGTCATTTTACTCTCACAAATGTATTGATTGTTACAAAGGAAGACATTTTTGAAGAGTTAGAAACAATTCTATTGCATAAACCTGGAGACTATATGAATATTAGAACTATAATCTAGAGGTTTATGAgtattgttgtgtgtttagGAGGGCAAGATGAAGTGTTTGGTCTGGCTCAGTGTTCTCCTTTGCCTCTTTGCTTGTCATCTCAATGGtgagtttctcttttttgtttaatctgtaaatcatattttagttttagtttgtcTTGATTGGAACAGCTGATGCGTCTTAACAgatgtttagtttgtttgtctAGTATAAACATGTACTGGTTAAGTAATAGAACCCAGTTTTATATGTGCATATACAGGAGCTTATCAAAATAGCTGTGAATCATGTCTGATTCTCAAAGATGGGACAGTGCTGCATTTGTTTTTGGCCACTGCATGTGTACAAAGGGGACTCTGTCTGATGATGAATTCCTTCTgcttcagactgtgtgtgtgtgtgagtgtgtgtgcgtgcgcttGTGAATGGTCAGCAATAATATTTTGAGCAGCGAGCAGGTATCCTGCAATCCCCTGGCAGAAAGCTCAGTTTTTCGGACCTGAATCCCGTCTTTGTATGCAGGAGGCCTTGGAATGCTTGGGaatgctaattttttttttctctctcttcctctctccgttcctcctcctcctcacagagGCCAGAGTCATCCCTGAGGGAGGTACAGTATATAAATTATTAACACATCTCCTTTTAGACACCTTCatattttgaaagaaaactaaagacGCTTCACATATAGTGTTTTGTACTATTTAATTTTTAACCACTCCTCAGTCATTCTACCCTTAAGGCAGAGCGTCCTTTCATTAGAAAAACAGCCTTAAAACATTAACAAATGAATTAGCTGAGTCTTTCATTTCTGCTACTGTAAAATAACATGCTTTAAACATACTGGGCACATACAGAAAATGATCTTAATCAGCAGTGAAtgcataatgtaataaaatgaaagtTCAAAGTAACTGTGCTGCTGTTTCAACTTATTTCTGGATATAACAATACAGTCAAAATAGTTCCCAAACATAATTTTAAGGGCATTATTTTGCTTTTAGACATTATAATATTATCAAAATCActgcacattttttaattttctcatcaGTATGTTTAACTTTAACCATGTAGATTAAGGTTGTTGTCTTTTTACACTGCAGGTACAGAAGCAAACAAAGCTTTCAGTGAGCTGTAAGCCAATAGTTACAGATACAGATAACAGAGGTTTCAGTAGACGTGTATATACTGCAATCATACTGTAggacatgttgtgtttttagctGCACGAGTGACTCTGAGTGGAAAAACTGGCTCCTCTCTTTTCACCTATATGCTGCAAGTTCACACCCTTTCACTGACGGTTATGTAAAGGCAGTATGGGAAATATTCAGCAGGCTGACTAACAATCCAAGTGCACCAAAAATTGTAACACATCATTAAATCAGCACGGAATGTAGTGAAGCTCACAGTCTGATGATAGGTTATACTAATACAGTGTACTAGTGTTTGAATGTGGATTTAACCTGCCCTTCCCTTCACTGCTGTGTATTTAGTGCCATATGATGAACCACCAGCTGTTCCCTACTGGCCTTACTCCACCTCTGACTTCTGGAACTACATTGAATACTTCAAATCCATTGGCGCCTACAACCACATCAACGAGATGGCCCGGGCCTTCTTCGCCCACCAGCACCTCGGAGACACCCTGGGATATGAGTCCAACATGGGGCATGAACACTAAAAGGGGGTTGAAAGAgccagaagggaggaaaagggctGAGGGAGAGATATTCAAATAAATTGTGAAATAAAAGCAGGAAATTAAAtgagggaaaggaaagatgttttttttcttttcaagcataacactgtgtgtgttattatagCATAGCCACAATTAAACAGTATAGAGGTAGCCTTTTTGTAGGAATGTAACATATCTTCatgtaatgtgtaataaataaatcaaacatgtttCAAATTTGTAATTATGTCTATAAAGTGATTATATAATTCAATAATCAATATTACACTGTGGGTCAGTAACAAGTAAAGGTTGGCAAGatgaacaattaaaaaatatcttttaaatgttttaaaagcagcatcaggtttgttgaaatgtacattttgtatttttattttaaataacatttgcacaattttttaaccacttacagtgtatttaagtggacatatacaaataattactttttatttaaatgattccccagattaaatgtaatatttagaacatttgtattccattacctttatttaatagaTATAGTAATCATCTAATATATTATgtgaaaatggattaaaagcagaaatgttatgttgggtccacaaaaaaataatgtgtacAAGGTATAAatacgtttattttcaaaatTTAACCCATTcaattaattgtattattttaattctttattctttgttggacagaatatataatattataaacaAGGCATATACACACAATCAGACATGGTctcagaaaatatttacatttaagtaGCTGCAATCATAACGATAAATTCATTATCATAATTGttggacacacaaaaaaggtaATTGGCCAATAAAATAGGAGAATTTAATCTTATTTCAACCCAGTAGATGGCGGTAATGCGACAATTTGGGTGCAAACCTCAACTAAACCAACGAAATAGAATATTCCTTACCTAGGACGGCGAAGGCAACTAGtattagccaatcagaagacgAGTAGGGCTGGTCATAACTTcttcgccatcctaggaaaacAAGTTGTCTACCCGGGCACAGTTTAATGttgcacacacactgttttgtttacaaGACGAGCACAgctactacagttagccacATCCTAAAATCTACAACATCTTTTAAACTACACAGCTGATATTAAATCATAATGAAACCTGCGGTAGACGAGATGTTTCCTGAAGGAGCTGGTCCCTACGTGGATCTGGACGAGGTCGGTTTACAGATTATAATAGTAGCCATATTCAATTATTAACATGCTAGTTTATGCTAACAAGCTAGCTCACCTAacgctatttttattttatttacaagcCAATGTATACTGGAGGTGCAGATTATTCGATGAGTCATTAGTTGCCAATTATTCAATTAATCGCCAACAATTTTGATGATCAATTTAATCGTTATGAGTCAAAGAAATGTCAGTTTTCTGAttgcagcttcttaaatgtgaatatttctggGGGATTTGTTTTAGTCCTCTATGATAGTTTACTGGATATACTTTGAGCTTTCGTAAacgggtcagtgacaaataagggttggcaagatgagcaattgacaaatttattttaaaatgtct contains the following coding sequences:
- the apodb gene encoding apolipoprotein Db, whose protein sequence is MSAVYLLFLLIPLVSAQTYHWGPCPTPKVQPGFNLQQYLGKWYEIEKLPASFERGKCIEANYALRRDGTINVLNIQLYKDKIRKAEGTAVIRDPREPAKLGVSFSYFTPYSPYWVLATDYTSMAVVYSCTDILRIFHIDYAWILSRSRFLSTQSVLYAKELMMGEGIDLCKMKATVQTGCKDN
- the otos gene encoding otospiralin; protein product: MKCLVWLSVLLCLFACHLNEARVIPEGVPYDEPPAVPYWPYSTSDFWNYIEYFKSIGAYNHINEMARAFFAHQHLGDTLGYESNMGHEH